In Osmia lignaria lignaria isolate PbOS001 chromosome 5, iyOsmLign1, whole genome shotgun sequence, a single genomic region encodes these proteins:
- the Apime-ASTA gene encoding allatostatin A, with protein MMTRTSILTSSVAVLYVVGISVAAMEETPSSSTNFHHYNTMLNSVGFDDPVPDKRAYTYVSEDKRLPVYNFGIGKRWVDNGDDKRGLPYSFGLGKRLKQYSFGLGKRNDNTDYPIRLNLDYLPMDSLVLESQENSNDFLEEKRGRQPYSFGLGKRGMHFASGQSVTTGKRPNDPFSQRYHFGLGKRMSEDDEDLLQ; from the exons ATGATGACAAGAACAAGCATACTAACATCGAGCGTAGCTGTTCTATACGTGGTTGGGATATCTGTTGCGGCAATGGAAGAAACACCCTCTTCCTCGACGAACTTTCATCACTACAACACGATGCTGAATTCAGTAGGTTTTGACGATCCAGTTCCAGACAAAAGAGCATACACTTACGTTTCCGAGGACAAAAGGCTACCGGTTTACAACTTCGGTATTGGAAAGCGTTGGGTCGATAACGGCGACGATAAA AGAGGACTACCGTATTCCTTCGGCTTGGGTAAACGACTGAAGCAATACAGTTTCGGTCTGGGAAAGCGAAACGACAACACCGATTATCCAATCAGGCTAAACCTTGATTATCTCCCCATGGATAGTCTCGTCTTGGAATCGCAAGAAAACTCGAATGATTTTCTCGAAGAAAAACGAGGAAGACAACCGTACAGCTTTGGACTGGGCAAAAGAGGCATGCACTTCGCATCCGGACAATCGGTGACCACTGGAAAAAGACCAAACGATCCCTTTAGCCAGAGATATCACTTTGGTCTTGGCAAAAGAATGTCTGAGGACGATGAGGATTTGCTACAATAG